A region of Leclercia adecarboxylata DNA encodes the following proteins:
- a CDS encoding antibiotic biosynthesis monooxygenase family protein, with protein sequence MIAVLFEAKAAPAHQARYLQLAAELKPLLADIDGFIDIERFQSLTTDGKILSLSWWRDEEAICRWKQNVFHQAAQAEGRASIFTHYRIRVAEVVREYSSETGGHADV encoded by the coding sequence ATGATTGCAGTCCTGTTTGAAGCCAAAGCAGCCCCCGCGCACCAGGCGCGCTACCTGCAACTGGCCGCCGAGCTAAAGCCACTCCTGGCGGATATCGACGGTTTTATCGATATCGAACGTTTTCAGAGCCTGACCACTGACGGCAAAATCCTCTCCCTCTCATGGTGGCGGGACGAGGAGGCGATCTGCCGCTGGAAGCAGAACGTATTTCATCAGGCGGCGCAGGCCGAAGGACGGGCATCGATCTTTACCCACTACCGCATCCGCGTGGCGGAGGTGGTGAGGGAATACAGCTCTGAAACCGGAGGGCACGCCGATGTATGA
- a CDS encoding ArsR/SmtB family transcription factor, with product MLKTSLPPDNSAALELAVAAVAAAMADPSRVKMLCALMDGRAWTATELSAVADVAPSTASGHLARLVDGRLITCLSQGRHRYYRLAGHDVAELVEQMMGLSWARITPPQTTAPESMRLARTCYDHLAGTVAVQIYDFMQADSWLMGDGSALTVKGREAFLAMGIVLKANPRRKACSACLDWSERRFHLGGEAGAALLIHLETQGWIQRVAGFREVTITASGRRAIDKHFGR from the coding sequence ATGCTAAAGACGAGTTTACCTCCTGATAACAGTGCCGCGCTGGAGCTGGCCGTTGCTGCTGTCGCGGCGGCGATGGCCGATCCGTCGCGGGTCAAAATGCTCTGTGCGCTGATGGACGGGCGGGCGTGGACCGCGACAGAGCTCAGCGCCGTGGCGGATGTGGCCCCCTCAACCGCCAGCGGACATCTCGCCCGGCTGGTGGACGGCAGACTGATAACCTGTCTTTCTCAGGGTCGGCATCGCTACTATCGCCTGGCGGGGCACGACGTGGCGGAGCTGGTGGAGCAGATGATGGGCCTGTCCTGGGCGCGCATCACGCCGCCGCAGACAACAGCGCCAGAGTCGATGCGTCTCGCGCGCACCTGCTACGACCATCTGGCGGGCACGGTCGCCGTGCAAATCTATGATTTTATGCAGGCGGATAGCTGGCTGATGGGGGACGGTTCAGCCCTCACCGTGAAAGGTCGCGAGGCGTTTCTGGCAATGGGGATTGTGCTAAAGGCTAACCCCCGGCGTAAAGCCTGCTCCGCCTGCCTGGACTGGAGCGAGCGCCGCTTTCATCTTGGCGGCGAGGCGGGCGCAGCGCTGCTGATTCATCTTGAAACCCAAGGCTGGATCCAGCGAGTAGCAGGCTTTCGCGAGGTGACAATAACCGCGTCAGGACGACGGGCCATTGATAAGCACTTTGGCCGCTGA
- a CDS encoding amino acid-binding protein: MYDVHVIFNDTPGELARFGQLLGCNGVGLEGGGVFGVDAHFLVAEGEKARRVLVDAGFNVQMVRKPLIRKLKQERPGELGEIAAALAAQGVSILTQYSDHANHLILLTDNDKLAAEITEPWAAHAKDEFTS; encoded by the coding sequence ATGTATGACGTTCATGTGATATTCAACGATACTCCCGGCGAACTGGCGCGTTTTGGGCAGCTTCTGGGGTGCAACGGCGTTGGGCTTGAGGGCGGCGGCGTGTTTGGCGTGGATGCGCACTTTCTGGTGGCAGAGGGCGAAAAAGCCCGGCGCGTGCTTGTTGATGCCGGTTTTAACGTGCAAATGGTGCGAAAGCCGCTGATTCGTAAGCTGAAGCAGGAGCGCCCTGGCGAACTGGGCGAGATCGCCGCCGCGCTGGCAGCGCAGGGGGTGTCTATCCTGACGCAGTACAGCGATCATGCGAATCACCTTATTCTGCTGACGGATAATGATAAGCTGGCCGCAGAGATCACCGAGCCGTGGGCTGCCCATGCTAAAGACGAGTTTACCTCCTGA